The window AAGTTAAGATCCATTTACCGTGTTTCACTTCGAATTCCTTTTAACGCTAACATTCCACAGGCGCCATTGATGTCCCGACCAGGACTTCTGCGATTGAGAATGGGAGCTGTTGTTTTAGCTTTGAGATGCATTACAAATTCTTTTACTTCATCATCAGTAGGTCTACGCCACCCGGTAAAGTCTGTGTTCAGAGGGATTACATTGATTTTACATTTATTCACAGAACGCGCAATTTTTGCGAGTCGTTCCGCATTGTCCCTTCCCATATTCACATCGGGGATCATTACGTATTCAAAGGTGATGGCCCGGTCGAGTTCCTTAGTGAACCTTTTGGCAGAATCAATCAACTTCTCTAACGGATGTTTGTCGTTTACATCCATTACTGAAGAACGGGCATTCGGATTGGGATGGTTTAAAGAAATCGCAAAGTTAAAAGGTTCTTTGTTTTCGATAAAACGATTGATCCCTGTTGTCACACCTGCGGTGGAAATGGTAATGCGTAAGGCACCGAGCCCAAATCCATCTTGGTCTCGGAGAATATGGGCAGCTTTCATTACAGAAAAATAATTGTGCATGGGTTCGCCCATTCCCATAAACACGATATTTGTCGCCCGGTCACCGACGAGGCGCTCCACTTGTAAAATTTGGTCTAGGATTTGCCAAGTGTGCAGGTTCCCTTTGTATTCCAAAAGTCCGGTTGCACAAAATTTACAATTGAGAGTGCAACCAATTTGAGAAGAGATACAGATGGTCTTTCGTCCCCCATCACCGGAGGGAATCCAAACCGCCTCGATCTCTTTGTTTTCACCTACATAAAAAGTCAATTTACGAGTCCCGTCTTCTTTGGAGGCCAAGTCCCTACCAATTTCAATTTCAGGATAAAGGGTATGTTGTTTTAGTTTTTCACGAACCTCTTTAGATAAGGTAGTGAATTGGTCTAGGTTCGTGTAACGGCTCTTATAGATGCCTGTATATATCTGTGCCGCTCGGTATTTTTCCAAACCCAAGGAAACACAAATCTCTTCTAGTTCTTTTTTGGTTTTCCCTTTGAGAACCGGTATTTCCTCTTTCATTTGTTTGGAATTTCCACCTTTAGCCAATCTTTTCGTTGCCCCCTCTAGGGACAAGAATTTCCGGCGATTCATTCAGTCTTACTAGGGGAATCTGTCGGGAACAAGTCTAAAATAAAATTCTAGTGCGATTCTTCTGTAAATCGGTGTTTCCAAATGGACATTGACTTACAGCAAGCGATTCAAAAGCCTAGTATCTAGTGAGGGAAATATACGAATGAATAGCGACGCCTTTATGGAATATGCCTTTATCGTCATGGTCGCACTGATAGGAATCGAGATATTTGTTTCCTACATCAAAGGAAAACAATACTATCGATTGAACGTTCTCATTGCCGATGTGAGCACCGGGGTGATCTTTGCATTGATTGGGGTGGTCATTCTCCTCGGTGCTCTGTATGTTTATGACAAAATAGAGACAAACTTTTCACTCTCTAGTTTAGGTTATCATATTTTTCCTCTGGAAAGCCCGTTCCGTTTTTCACCTAGTTTTTCGGTGAACTGGTATGCACTCGGCGCTTGGAGTTTTTCGGTTGTTCTGGCTGATTTTATTTACTACTGGTTTCATAGACATTGCCATGAAATCAATTTGTTCTGGGCCACTCATGTCACCCACCACTCCACTCAAGAAATGAACTTGTCTGTTGCTTTCCGTGGAAATGGATTACAAAGAATATTCGAATATATTTATTTTCTATCCATGGCGTTACTTGGAATCCCTTGGGCTATGTTTTTACTCAGCCACCGAATTTTAAAAGTTTACCAATTTGTGGTCCACACTCGTTTTATTGGGAAACTAGGATTTTTAGAACATTTTATGGTGACACCATCCAACCATAGAGTCCACCACGGAATCCAAGATAAATACATCGACCGTAACCACGGCGGGATCTTTATCATTTGGGATCGTATGTTTGGATCCTTTGAATGGGAAACAGACGAACCTATCTACGGTTTAACGAAACCAGTGAATTCCTTCAACCCCATCACCGTGAACATGCATGTGTTCAAAGATATATTCTTTCAGGTTTGGAAATGTAAATCGTTTGGTGATGTTTTTAAAACAATCTTTGGGCCTCCAGGTTGGAAACCAAGTTACCTCATCACAGAAGCGGACAAAGCGCCTGAACCAACGCAAGTTAAAAAATACGATCCGAAACCACCGATGGGTGTGATGATTTACGTTGCCTTACAAGCGACCGTTCTTATGGCAGTGGGTCTTGTGATTTGGAAGGTGGCAAAAATCAATTTAGAACAAGATATGACAACTCTTGGAATTTTGTCTGTTGTGATTGTCTTTAGTTTGTTTTCGATTGATCGAACTATGGAAATGAAACGATGGTCAAGAAGGACGGAAGTGGTAAGAAACTTTCTATTTATTTTGGCTTTTGTTGCAACTCTAGTGTATTCCAATATTCCCAATATTGGAATTTTTGCGATCCCTCTCATTGGCCTCTCGTTTGTATCCCTTGTTTGGATCCTCATCAAACGAAAGACCTTCTTCGATCTCAGTAATATCTCTAATACTTGGTATTAGATTTAATTTCTTTTAGAACGGACTCCGAAGGGAACAATTTGTTCGACTTCAGGAGTTCGTCTCCTAAATTTAAAAACGCCTTTGTTTTATCCCCATGTTTTTTGCATAAGTTGATATCTTGGTAACAAAGTCCCAGATCTACAAACGGGGACTTAATCGTTTTTGTTTCTCCTTGCCCACCAGACACTGACTGGTAATACAAAAAATCATCTTCAATCCATCCAAAGATATTTCCATAGGCAAAATAAGCAGAAGAACCCTTTACCTTTCTTAAATCACGGCCCATCACACTAAAGTACACTTCTCTTTCCATAAACCCAAGGATCGTTGGAATCAAATCGAGTTGCGATGTGATGTCTTCTCTGAGTTCCGGTTTGATTTTCCCGGGTGCATAAACCAACAAAGGGACATTTCTATCTTCATAGTAATTGAGGAACCTGTGGTGGCTGTGGTCAGAAACAAAAAAGAAAATGGTATCCTTAAAATAAGGGGCTTTTTTTGCTTTTTCCATATATTCGTTCAGAGCAAAATCCGCATAATGCAAAACATTTAAGTATTCACTGTCTTGTGTCTTCGTTTCAAACAATCGAAACTTTTCATCGGGAACTTTGTAAGGATAGTGTGTGGTTCCGGTATGAATCACAGATACAATTGGTTTTTCAGGTTTTACATTGAGGAGTTTCTGATGCATGGCATCGAGAGATGCTTCATCCAAATAACTCCAAGGCCCCGTTCTATACTCTGGATTTTTTTCTAACTCCGTTTTGCCAACCAGAGTATCAAACCCCCAGTGGTACATGATACTTCCCTTATTGTTAAAACTAAGATCAGTTCCTGTCACAAACAATGTTTCATACCCAATGGTTTTTGCAATATTTCCCAACCCAGAAAAACGGTTGAGGATTTGCGGGGTGCGAACGGCAGTGAGCCCAGGTCTATCGGGAATCCCACCCATAAGAGCCATAAGTCCGTTTGTGGTTCTTCCCCCACTTGCAAAAAAATTCTTAAAGAACATCCCTTGCCGGATCAGTTGGTTGAAGTAAGGAGTCACAACCTTCCCTTCTACTTTTCCTGTTCCAATGATATCGATAAACTTACCAGTCCATCCTTCCAGAACAATCACCACAATATGAGGTAAAGGTTTTGTGGAGGATAAAGTTGTTTTTCTTAGAAGCGGGTATTCTTCACTCACGAAACTCGCACCAGGATAAGCCACTTCTTTTTGAACGATGGCACTCGATTCGCTGAGCTTCATATAATGGCGGTCATCCACCTTGGTCATCTTTAAATCTGTGATGACTGTAAAACCAGGATTTAAAACCAAATCATTGATGATGGTTTCTTTGGTGATGATGGCGTCACTTGTCCTTAGTGGACTTGTCTGGACTCCCCCTCGAATTCCCAAAACAAGAAGTGCGAGCACAATTAGGAATTGAAGGCCTGCCCATTTGTAATGTAAATTCACATGGGAATAGGGAAACCTGGATTGGATTTTATAAATTCCGAATCCAATTCCACCAATCGCAAGAATTCCGAGTAAAAACAAAAATGGATTTTGTGAAAAGGCAGATCCCACGAGTGGTAACATCTCAAAGCCGAGATAAGCAAAAGCCTCGTATCCTAAATGTTTGTTTCCATTTTCATAATAGATTAAATCCGCTATGAGAAGAAATAACAATAGAATGATGAAAACAACGGGTAATGTCCGCCACACCGCCCGATACACTCGGTTTCTGTTTAAAAAATGTAACGAAGAATAGACCAAACTAAGTCCAAGTAACACACATAAAACGGAAACATCAAACCTTGCCCCTTTTAGAAAGGCTTTTAAAACAATCCAAAGAGACTTATCTTGGATCCGGTAAGAATACATGGTGAAAAAAGCAACACGGTAGATGGTAAGAAAAACGATTCCAAGACCGGCAAGCAGTAAGTGGAACCGAATGTAAAACGGCAATTTAGAAAATAGTTTTTTCATAGATGAAATTTAAGAAACTTCCATAAGACTAAAAATATGTGTTTGAGGCAAACCAAGCAAATCCAATGGATTATGGTTTTACCATTTTGTATATGGTTCCTGATTGGTAGTCTGCGACGAAAATTTCACCCTCATTGTCCCGACCAAAAGTAGGAATGAGTAGGTTCCATTTTCCAAGAGCGATGGTTTCCGTGACCTTGGTATTTTCTCCTGGTTTTGGAACGGGAATCGCCCAAATTTTACCTTGGATAAAATCTCCAAAAATATACATTCCTTTTAAGGCAGGAAACTCGGAACCTGTATAAACATAACCACCCGTGATGGATTGTCCTTCGTCTCTACCATATTCATAAAATGGTGGTTCGTATAGGGATGGATTACATCCGTCAGTAAAACAATGGAAACCTTCCGTTTGGTTCCAACCATAGTTTTTGCCGGAAACAATGATATCCACTTCTTCATAGGCATCCTGACCAACATCCGCGACAAGCAAACGCCCGTCAGGTGAGAAACTCATCCTCCAAGGATTACGAATTCCGTATGCAAAGGTTTCTGGGGCAAACCCAACTTTCCCCACAAAGGGATTGTCGGAAGGAATGGAATATGGTTTTTTCAAACCGAGGTCTGGATTCGGATTGATTCTTAAAATAGAACCAAGTAAGGTATTTGGATTTTGTCCGTTGTTTTTTGGATCGGCTCTCCATCCCCCATCTCCAAGGCCAATGTACAAATGCCCATCGAGGCCAAATGCCAATTGGCCCCCATTGTGGTTGGGATAAGGTTGCACTACTTGCAATAACACTCGTTCGTTTACAAGTTTCATTGTTTCATAGTTAGTTGGATTTTCCACAACCCACTCAGAAACAATGGTAACATCTTTATTCGCGATCGATTTTACGTAATTGGTATATAATTTCGGTTGTTTGGGAAATTGTGGGTGGAAAGCCAAACCAAGAAGTCCTTCTTCACTATCCGTAATCACAGTAAATTTTGCCAAAACACGACTTGTCTTTTTTTCTCTGTGGAAAAGGATCATATCTCCTGTTTTTTCAAGGGCAAATAAAAAGGGACTGTCCCCCGGTGGAAACTGGATGTCCGTTGGTTCCTTTACTTTCACCACTTCTTGTAAAACAATAGCGACTTGTTTACGACCTGAATCGACACCAATAAAAAGAGGTTTGGATCCGAGCACCTGCCCATCGGTTTCATATTTTTTATTGTAATTTTTTAAGATACTGCGACCTAAATCATCACAAGCTACGGACAAAGACAAAAAGGAAAACAATACAAAGAGTTGGATTTTCATAATACTTAAGGTTCCCCACATAAGATAATTGACTTGGATTTCTCTCCGCAATCAAAAAACTGATAGCAAACGATGAAACTCTTTCGAATCCTCTGTATCCCTATTTTCCTCTACTTTGCCTATTTGCAATTGAATGACCCAGATCCCTACCTTTGGTTCCCTCTCTACGCAGCTGTGTCAGCCATTGCTCTTGCCGGTTTGTTCCGGAAAGTTCCAAGGTTTGTGGGATGGATCCTAATACCAATTTACTTAGTTCTGTCAGGGTATTACTTTTCACAAACTCCGTACTTTGGTATGGAAGTGGAAGAAGTGAGAGAGTTTTTGGGACTTCTGATTGCCAGTGCGGCGATCGCTTTTCTTGTCTTTAAAAAATAAAAAGAACGATTTGCCGAAATTTATTTTTCGGCAATCACCTTTCCATCTTCCAAAATCATTTTGATGAGTTTTGTCATCTCTACTGAATATTCGACATCCAAATGTTTGGTGACACCTTCACAAAATCCATTGATGATGAGTAACTTTGCATCATCTTCACTCATCCCTCGGGATTGCAGGTAAAAGAGTTGGTCGTCATCAATCTTAGAAACTGTGGCTTCGTAGTTTAAAGTTCCCTCTTCCCCTGATACATCATTATAAGGATAAGCATGAGACTGGGAACGGTTGTCCATCATCAGTCCATCACATTTGATATGGCTATAAGATCCTTTACTGGATGGTTCAAATTTCACTAAACCACGGTAGGAATTGATTCCCCCATCAAGGGCCACACCTTTTGCCAAAATATTGGAACGAGTGTTTTTTCCGACATGGATGATCCGAGCTCCTGTATCCTGAACCTGTCCACTTCCCGCAAACGCTAAAGATAGAACATCTCCCGTGGAATGATCTCCTTGTAAAATGATTCCAGGGTATTTGATGGTATTGGCACCAATATTACAATCTGTCCAGGTGATGTGAGCTGCTTCTTCGCAGATCCCACGTTTCACGGTCCAATTGTACATATTCTTTTTCCAGTTTTGGATGGTCGTATAAAAGATTTTAGAACTTTTTTTAGCAACAAGTTCCACAACAGCAGTGTGAAAATTTGTTCCTTTGTCTTGGACAGAAGTACAACCTTCGCTATATTCCAAATGAGCCCCCTCATCTGCGATGAGAAGTGTCCGTTCATATTGTCCGGAACTAGCAGCCGTTACCTTGAAGTAAGCCTGAAGAGGCATAGGAGTTTTGACTCCCTTGGGAATATAAGCAAAAGAACCACCGCTAAATACGGCAGAATTCAAAGCAGAAAATTTATTATCACCAATGGTGACAACAGTCCCTAGATACTCACGAACGAGCTCTGGATATTCACGGATGGCAGTATCAATATCACAAAAGATAATTCCTAAATCGGTAAGTTCTTTTTTAACATTGGCATAAATGGTTTCGGAATCGTTCATGGTTTCGATTCCGGCAAGGTATTTCCTTTCGTGTTCAGGAATTCCTAATTTTTCAAAACTACGTAGGATTTCTGGATCCACTTCATCCCATGATTTTTTTTTCTTTTGGTTGGAACCTACATAGTGTACATAGTCATCGATATTGATATGAAATTGCGGAATGAATCCCCAAGTCGGCATCGGTTTCTGTTCATAAACTTCAAAAGCCTTTAAACGAAATTCCGCAAGCCAACTTGGTTCGTTTTTAATATGGGAAATCGATTCAACAACCTTACGAGTGAGTCCCTTTGGAAAATTATCAGGTTTATAAAATTCGAAAGAAACCTTGTCTAATTCGGTTGTTGATTCCATTTTTTTCCCCTTCTCTACTTGTAGAGAATTGTTAATTAGTTAACAGAAGC of the Leptospira kanakyensis genome contains:
- the rlmN gene encoding 23S rRNA (adenine(2503)-C(2))-methyltransferase RlmN, producing MKEEIPVLKGKTKKELEEICVSLGLEKYRAAQIYTGIYKSRYTNLDQFTTLSKEVREKLKQHTLYPEIEIGRDLASKEDGTRKLTFYVGENKEIEAVWIPSGDGGRKTICISSQIGCTLNCKFCATGLLEYKGNLHTWQILDQILQVERLVGDRATNIVFMGMGEPMHNYFSVMKAAHILRDQDGFGLGALRITISTAGVTTGINRFIENKEPFNFAISLNHPNPNARSSVMDVNDKHPLEKLIDSAKRFTKELDRAITFEYVMIPDVNMGRDNAERLAKIARSVNKCKINVIPLNTDFTGWRRPTDDEVKEFVMHLKAKTTAPILNRRSPGRDINGACGMLALKGIRSETR
- a CDS encoding sterol desaturase family protein translates to MNSDAFMEYAFIVMVALIGIEIFVSYIKGKQYYRLNVLIADVSTGVIFALIGVVILLGALYVYDKIETNFSLSSLGYHIFPLESPFRFSPSFSVNWYALGAWSFSVVLADFIYYWFHRHCHEINLFWATHVTHHSTQEMNLSVAFRGNGLQRIFEYIYFLSMALLGIPWAMFLLSHRILKVYQFVVHTRFIGKLGFLEHFMVTPSNHRVHHGIQDKYIDRNHGGIFIIWDRMFGSFEWETDEPIYGLTKPVNSFNPITVNMHVFKDIFFQVWKCKSFGDVFKTIFGPPGWKPSYLITEADKAPEPTQVKKYDPKPPMGVMIYVALQATVLMAVGLVIWKVAKINLEQDMTTLGILSVVIVFSLFSIDRTMEMKRWSRRTEVVRNFLFILAFVATLVYSNIPNIGIFAIPLIGLSFVSLVWILIKRKTFFDLSNISNTWY
- a CDS encoding LTA synthase family protein — protein: MKKLFSKLPFYIRFHLLLAGLGIVFLTIYRVAFFTMYSYRIQDKSLWIVLKAFLKGARFDVSVLCVLLGLSLVYSSLHFLNRNRVYRAVWRTLPVVFIILLLFLLIADLIYYENGNKHLGYEAFAYLGFEMLPLVGSAFSQNPFLFLLGILAIGGIGFGIYKIQSRFPYSHVNLHYKWAGLQFLIVLALLVLGIRGGVQTSPLRTSDAIITKETIINDLVLNPGFTVITDLKMTKVDDRHYMKLSESSAIVQKEVAYPGASFVSEEYPLLRKTTLSSTKPLPHIVVIVLEGWTGKFIDIIGTGKVEGKVVTPYFNQLIRQGMFFKNFFASGGRTTNGLMALMGGIPDRPGLTAVRTPQILNRFSGLGNIAKTIGYETLFVTGTDLSFNNKGSIMYHWGFDTLVGKTELEKNPEYRTGPWSYLDEASLDAMHQKLLNVKPEKPIVSVIHTGTTHYPYKVPDEKFRLFETKTQDSEYLNVLHYADFALNEYMEKAKKAPYFKDTIFFFVSDHSHHRFLNYYEDRNVPLLVYAPGKIKPELREDITSQLDLIPTILGFMEREVYFSVMGRDLRKVKGSSAYFAYGNIFGWIEDDFLYYQSVSGGQGETKTIKSPFVDLGLCYQDINLCKKHGDKTKAFLNLGDELLKSNKLFPSESVLKEIKSNTKY
- a CDS encoding PQQ-dependent sugar dehydrogenase, with protein sequence MKIQLFVLFSFLSLSVACDDLGRSILKNYNKKYETDGQVLGSKPLFIGVDSGRKQVAIVLQEVVKVKEPTDIQFPPGDSPFLFALEKTGDMILFHREKKTSRVLAKFTVITDSEEGLLGLAFHPQFPKQPKLYTNYVKSIANKDVTIVSEWVVENPTNYETMKLVNERVLLQVVQPYPNHNGGQLAFGLDGHLYIGLGDGGWRADPKNNGQNPNTLLGSILRINPNPDLGLKKPYSIPSDNPFVGKVGFAPETFAYGIRNPWRMSFSPDGRLLVADVGQDAYEEVDIIVSGKNYGWNQTEGFHCFTDGCNPSLYEPPFYEYGRDEGQSITGGYVYTGSEFPALKGMYIFGDFIQGKIWAIPVPKPGENTKVTETIALGKWNLLIPTFGRDNEGEIFVADYQSGTIYKMVKP
- a CDS encoding transmembrane 220 family protein, translating into MKLFRILCIPIFLYFAYLQLNDPDPYLWFPLYAAVSAIALAGLFRKVPRFVGWILIPIYLVLSGYYFSQTPYFGMEVEEVREFLGLLIASAAIAFLVFKK
- the sufB gene encoding Fe-S cluster assembly protein SufB — its product is MESTTELDKVSFEFYKPDNFPKGLTRKVVESISHIKNEPSWLAEFRLKAFEVYEQKPMPTWGFIPQFHINIDDYVHYVGSNQKKKKSWDEVDPEILRSFEKLGIPEHERKYLAGIETMNDSETIYANVKKELTDLGIIFCDIDTAIREYPELVREYLGTVVTIGDNKFSALNSAVFSGGSFAYIPKGVKTPMPLQAYFKVTAASSGQYERTLLIADEGAHLEYSEGCTSVQDKGTNFHTAVVELVAKKSSKIFYTTIQNWKKNMYNWTVKRGICEEAAHITWTDCNIGANTIKYPGIILQGDHSTGDVLSLAFAGSGQVQDTGARIIHVGKNTRSNILAKGVALDGGINSYRGLVKFEPSSKGSYSHIKCDGLMMDNRSQSHAYPYNDVSGEEGTLNYEATVSKIDDDQLFYLQSRGMSEDDAKLLIINGFCEGVTKHLDVEYSVEMTKLIKMILEDGKVIAEK